The following proteins are co-located in the Caldisericia bacterium genome:
- a CDS encoding DUF4349 domain-containing protein, translating into MRKLFNKRASIIFIIILIIIVGLILSSVFLSKLLPFFGTMRKNSTIPEYGINNESLMQTKSTEENAQYKTQTTYYETGLKLIKKGNANIEVEKGKFYETLNKVILLANQFSGSLINSQVYEEDEKNSGYLTFMIPSKNFNDFVNKLNEIGKMKNLSISTQDVSEEYFDLEGRIKILESQRTLLLSWLEKAKEIKDLLSIRTELQNIETEIERIKGRMNYINYHSEYSEISIMITEKEEVVPFWKKSEILKRVIEGLIFALKSIINSIIFMIIFLAFILPWAFLTYLFYFLIKKYLLKKK; encoded by the coding sequence ATGAGAAAATTATTTAACAAAAGAGCATCAATAATCTTTATTATAATTTTAATTATTATTGTTGGATTAATATTATCTAGTGTTTTTCTTTCAAAACTTTTACCATTTTTTGGAACAATGAGAAAAAATTCAACTATTCCTGAATATGGTATAAATAATGAATCTCTTATGCAAACTAAAAGTACAGAAGAAAATGCTCAATATAAAACTCAAACAACTTATTATGAAACTGGTTTGAAATTGATAAAAAAAGGTAATGCAAACATTGAAGTTGAAAAAGGCAAATTTTACGAAACGCTTAACAAGGTTATTTTACTTGCAAATCAATTCAGTGGGAGTTTAATTAATTCACAAGTTTATGAAGAAGATGAAAAAAATTCTGGTTATTTGACTTTTATGATACCTTCAAAAAACTTTAATGATTTTGTTAATAAATTGAATGAAATTGGTAAAATGAAAAATTTATCAATTTCAACTCAAGATGTAAGCGAAGAATATTTTGATCTTGAAGGAAGAATAAAAATTCTTGAATCACAAAGAACTCTTCTTTTATCATGGTTGGAAAAGGCGAAAGAGATTAAAGATTTACTTTCAATAAGGACCGAACTTCAAAATATTGAGACAGAAATTGAAAGAATAAAAGGGAGGATGAATTATATTAATTATCATAGTGAATATTCTGAAATATCTATAATGATTACAGAAAAAGAGGAAGTCGTTCCATTTTGGAAAAAATCTGAAATTTTAAAAAGAGTCATAGAAGGCTTGATTTTTGCATTAAAAAGCATAATAAATTCAATTATTTTTATGATAATTTTTTTAGCATTCATTTTGCCCTGGGCATTTTTAACATATCTTTTTTATTTTCTAATTAAAAAATATCTATTGAAAAAGAAATAA